tcaatgttGATCAAATTGTAAATGTGTATATAAATAGTGTATCGCTTGGTATGCATTACTGAATACTGATCAATCTATTCACGTGAACCAAATACAGTAGATacattattcatttatttttttaattgctAATACTTGGTTTCATTTAGATGTTTATGAGAAGATTGAGAGAATGAAGATCGAATGAAGTTTGAAaatgtttgttttaattgttaACACGATGGTTGTAATAGTTTTATTTAGAGTTTGTTTTATGGCTTGAAATTTTTTATTGTTGCTTTGCTACTTTTATTTTGgttggtttgaactttgaatatTGCAACTCTTAGTTAATGTTTTAAATGGTTTGATTCTTTTTTACTGAATTGTTAATTTTACGATTTAATTGTCAACCGGTTCCCGCGAGAACCGTTTACACGAGAACCGTTTAACTGGTTAGGAACCGAACCAGAACCGTTATAATACGGTTCGATTCCGGTTCTTAAATTTAGCAATTAACGGTTccggtttggttcggtttggtCCGGTTCTGAACTGTTGCACAGCCCTATTCATAACTGTTCTTCCCTAAGGAAGAACTTGATATTTACATAATACTCTCTGAACAGTGGAGGGAGggaggttgtggtggtgggtgaACGGTGGAGGGAGGGAGGACGGCGGGTAGGAAGAGATGGGTGGAGGATATGGATGGAAGTGGAGGTGAAGGTGTTCAAGTTTTTGATGAGGTCTGACGTTAAGGGAAGAATAAAACAAGAAGAGGTTTGAAGTGGGAAGTCCACCTCTTTTTGGAAAAGAGGTCGCGTGGACCTTTTAAATGAAATCTCTTCTGAAAAACAATCTACAAAACAATAGGTATGTGCGTTGTCTGCACCGCGCAGACAAAAGAGGCTCTGAAAAAAACAAACCTAAAATATAAGCACACCTTACCTCTATCCTAAAAAATAGAGAGCCTCCTTCCTATGAGATCCCCGGCTCTAAAGACGTCAAAATATATGAGTCATAAAAGCATACACTAACCCCGTGACAATATGCACACATCTACACAACAAAAATAGGAGGAAAACGTCATCCTATTTTTGTCTAATTATGACCaaagtggagggttcaaatgagaacaatttttttgtaaaaagaaaaaagaagaagtttcaaccaataagaatgcttcattctattttatttaatatttgtatttaattttaatataagggtatattggtaaacttacataaatcattaatttgtattctttctatttaataactagctaaattaaatttgtaactccttttcaaaatatatatttttttttccaaattaaaaaaacaacttaatttaaagtgtagaataaattactagttgtgtagaataaattacgagttgtgtaggatatatttcgaggtgtgtaggataaatttcgactgtgtataataaaattctataatgtgtagggtatatgtagaaACTTTTTTATATGTGTAGGTTTTTTAGAtaatatgtaggataattaatgattagttgactaattaattaaagagagaaaaattaatgatatgagttataaatgaaataacattttactaatatgccatttcttctttttattatcacattaaatttcttctcaaatgaaccttcccctatgaCCAAATAGACCGACTCATATGCTACAAGCAGAAAAATAATCCAAAGAATTAAGTCACATAAATGATAAATCAAACAGAATACAATGAACTAAATAAAATCCTGCTACACTTGGTATGTCATCAAATAACATATCTCTAAAACTCACACTATCACAATGAAATAACCAATCCGAAACTAAATTACAAAACACAGGTATGAAGACTACCAATGTTTAAAACGTCTATTTCTCATTTGTTTCCTGGGCTAAACCGAGCTTGTTTGGGTACAGCTATACTCAAGAAAGCCTGTGAAACTACCATACCAGATGAGATGGTTAAATGTCCATTTAGCGACCAAATGGTTTCGCGAAGAAACAAAAAGGTTAACGATACCCCCTTCCTCTCCCACGCCCACGTCTTCCCCACCCCCTACCTTGGCCGCCACCGCCACCTCTGCCGCCATGTGAAATACCCTCAAAAGCCCTGTGCACTAGCTGATTGCCGCCTCCACCACGCCCTCGTTTGTTCGCATAGTTGCCTGAACCATTTGTCGTGCTACCTGCCCGTTTCACTCtgtttcaaaaaagaaaaaaaaatatttgtgaTGAACTGATGATAATGGCAAAAAGGTAATTTTAGTAAATAAGAACTTCCGACAAAGGAAATCATACCCGGTGGCATTAGTTGATGGGGCTACAGTCTTGACAGCTTCTTTCCAggataaattaatttttttatctcCAATAAATGAAGGTGACTTGGAATGCAGCGGCTGGGTTGATAGAaaaataatgtaatataataaaaaatacaatAAATAATATGCAAACACGGGTTAGAATTCGACTTTACCTGTGTCATTGCCAAAATGTTATTGCATGTTCTCAAACCTGTCGTGGCATTCTGCTTTTGAGTTTTCTGCAAATTAAaccaataattaaaaaaaaataatataataataaaaacgTGATAATATATGAGACTAAGTATGAATTTACAATAGTAGCCTTTTCCTCATCAGAAATTGCAGTCGCCATTGTTTTATTCTGCTGAGCCATTCCCTGAGTTAATTTCTTCATGGTAGCTTTAGCTAGTTCTTCAACACACTTCAACCTGCATAATTATCAACACAGAGAAATTAACCGACAGTCGGGTATTTTGACTTTTGACTTGAAACCATCATGTCTCGTGAAATATATTTGGATAAAATATTACCTTTCGGTGAAATCTTTGTAGAATTCTGAAAAGTCCTCACCGAGCCTGTCTGACGGCTGGCCCGTCACTATCTTATAACCACATAAGCTATTTGTGGCATTTGGAGCCTGTCACGTAAGATTGTTGATTGGAAAAATAAATATTAGGAACAAAATGGCGAAACTGTAATAATAAAAATCGTTCACTCACCTTGTGAGCTAAATGATGAAATGTGTAGAGTAAGCATTCGACGTATGTGAAGTTCATCTCTTCTCCGGTTTTCCTTGCAGGCATGTACTTCTGATTGGATAAGAACGAATATAAATCAACTGAAACAAATTAAGAGCCCAAAAGGAACATGTTTGCAGAAATCTAAAAGTCACAATATGAATCATGGTTGTTAAACTGATACATGATGTTATTGATACAGGAACAACTTGCCTAAAACGACAATCATAGGTTTCATCAACATACCATTAAAGGTATCATACTACCATAGTATTTTCCAACATTTAAAAAGGACAAAACTTTCAAATAACTTTAATCTATAGAGTATTTGAACAACAGAAGGACCTTAAATGATATATTAATGTGAATTTTTTATAAGAgaatgagtaaaatgccattttgtCCCTGACGTTTGGCCACTTTtacgactttcgtccaaaggtttgtttttccgcatttggatccaaaaggtttgaaattttaccattttcatccaactcgttaacTCCCTCCATTTTTCTGCGTGAAGTCAGtggtattttcatttttttacacaTTTTTTTGTGATGATTAAAGGGTTTTGAGTGGGAAGAAAGTCAACAGAGGTGGATCTTTATATCTTGTAgtgttttttgttttaataaaaatgtctaaaaagacgagaatgcccctgacttaacggagaaaaatggatggagttaacaagttgGACGAAAGTCGTAAAAGTGGCCAAACGCccatgaaaatggcattttactaaGAGAATATACATATACCTTCAGCAGTTGAACAACAGAAGGAAGAATATTGCGCGAATCCTGTGGTGTTGCGTAAGGAGAACATTCAGCAAGGTTTTTAAGCAGGTCAACTTTCCGTTCTTCAGGAAGCTACATATGAATTAATTAAAGGGTAAGCCACATATTATACACGAGTTGTTATTTGTTAACTGTAATTCCTCTGTACTTTAATATTTCAGTTTTGCGACAAGGttgttattattttatattgTACCTTATCAAATATTGGAATGATGTTCTTGTTTAGATAGTTAATGAACTTGCTACTTGAAGCACCCCTCTGCATATAATTTAAAGCCACAGTTATAAGAAAGTAACATCACGGGTATGACAGAAAAAATGCGTATGAATAACAAAAAGAATTCACATACTAAGAAAAACGGAAGAGCCATGTAGAGGCACGATATCAATCTATCGATATGGTCCCCATCTGAAACCTGCAACGTGAAGGCCATATAATCAGCAAACTATATAATCAACATTATTATAAAATAGACCAAAAGTATAGTTTGCTGATTATGTTAATATACTCACATCAAATGGTGCATCTAGATCTGCTTGGCTTTCGATAATTTCAATAAGCTCCTGAACACGCTCAGTAGGAGCTTTATCTCCGAATATGTTCAAACTTTTTAAGaaatccataaacattttgaactcTGCTCCAGTAACATCTTGCAAGCTCTGCAAAAAAAATGGAATTAAAGTACGCTTGCATGGTTATATAATCAACTAAAGTGCATTAATGTGACTTTAGGAGCATACTTTTTTTATTAAATCGGTGATATGCCTTTCCATTTGTTCTTGAGGCTTCAAAAGCTCAGACTTTATAGGAAACACCTGCAGTTTCATTTGAAAACACATCGTCTTAGTTTATACAAACGATCAAAATTGTATTTATTACTTAAAAGACTGTTTTCTCACCTTGTCCCTGATAAAGATCAGGGTCCTCTCACGATTATCATCTGCAATTGGTTTATCATCTGCAATTGGTTCATCGACACTTTCAATGTGCTTGAATAAAGCTGTCAAGGAGGCTGCACGTgtattttaatttattaaattacAGTTATAGCGATAAATGAAGATAAAACTATGATGCTcccattttataattaataaattaataattatcttTAAAATACCTTTAACATCCTGTCTCAACAATGACAGAAGTGCTTTATGCACTGCATCACGTTCCACATTTTCTTCTGAAAATATTAAAGTACTTAATGTCATATATAGAGAAAGGATAACATAAAAAGGATTCTTAAAAGCTGAGTCTTCTTGTTTGATCCCACTCCAACGACGAAATAAACATAtacgtatatatgtatgtgtgtgtgtgtgtcataCATCAGCTATTGAAAAGCAAActttaaaacaaaaaatatatattttaccaGCTATGAGAAGTTGAGCAAGAATGTCAACAATCTTAGGAATATGTTCCGGTGTATCCTTGCAGAAAAGAGGAAGTCCACGAATTGCTTGCACCCGTATCTTCACAGAAACGAatagaaaaaaatagaaaaaacaaTAAGAACTTCAGCTGATATAGATTCAAATAGCAGCAGTTCTAATAACAGTTCAAGACAACAACATTAAACAGCTTCAAAAAATAAATAGAATGCTTCACCAAATGCCTTTACCACTTCTCTCATCTCTAATGAAGTCATAGTACAGTACTAATTCAATATTCTAAACTAATAATTCACATACTGTCAAAATGTCTACTCTACTATCAGAACACGCCATTAACAACATAAATCCTTTTCCTAACCCTAACAGAGCACAGAGACTAAATCCATATACAATCATACTTAGGGTGTAAACGAACTGAACCAAATGAAGCCTTGTTCATGTCCGTTCGTTTAGCATTAAACTTGTTCACGGACACATATCGAACGAAAATTCCTGTTTGTGTTTGTGCATTAAGAAATTGAAATTGTCCACAAACACATACCATTtacaaaaaatgaaaaacaacATTCTTAATCCCAAACATTAGACATAATCCCCTTTTAAAATGTTAAGCACTTGAAATAATGATCATAAACATAATCCCAAAATAAAGTTTCAAAGATCTAAGTTTCTAATGACCGaacctaaacaaaaaaaaaaatgaccATGAACCGACGTAAACGAGCATATTACcaaatgttcacgaacacaattgaacctAACGCAACCTTTGTCCGTGCtcgttcatttaattaatcaAACGCAAttccttgttcatgttcgttcatttattaaacaaacaaacaaacgtaAACGAACTTCCCAGTTCCAGCCAAATGGTTCGCGGAAcattcagttcgtttacagcatACTTAAATCCATGTAACGAACCTATAAATAAAAAATACTAACCCCTAGTTCTTCAGCTTAACACAAATACCCGATGAGCATCACTTTTTGTTTGTTCAtgtatgttcgtgaacgttcgtttatgtttTTGGTTAAATTGTGATGTATTACACTTGTTCCTTTGTGTTCGGTCATTTCTGTTTGTTTATGTTTCGTTCATGTTCGGTGAAGTGCGAACGAACTCAAACGGAGAGTACCAGAACACACAATTAATAACAAGTATAAATCATTTTTCAAACCCTAACATAGCACATAAACTAAACCCAAACACATTCATTTAACTGCACAACTTAAATAGTAAAATTCACACAATAATAAACCTACAAATCAAAACACTAACCCCAAGCTCTTCAGCTTCACACAAATCAATATGAGCATCAACAGCAGTCCCCGATAATCCCGGAAAAAACTTGAAAAACCTAGGAATCAGCTGCGCAGCTAACTGTCTAGCTTTTATGTTCGTACTGGTAGCCGATGCAATAATATTCTTGTAATCATCCTCGTTCTGCAAAAACAATAACCTAATTTGACATATTTCATGATAATAATCAAAGTAAACCCTAGAAAAAATGAACAAGTGGTGACCTGAGATTTGTCTTTGGCTTCGTTGAGGCGTTCGCCGTACTCGTAGAGCTTTTCGATGTCTTTCGCGTCGCCGGAAGCGTCGGCCATTGGTTGTTGTGGTGGTAGTAGCCGGTGGTGATCGGAGTGTGGGAAGAAGAGATGGGAGAGCGGCTTGAGGTTGGAAGTTTTAGAATATGAAAAGAGAGGGAATATAAAGGGTTGTCGATGATATTAATGGAAGTTGGAGGGACGGATGTGTAACATGGGTCGAAACATACGTGGCACgatttttaactttttaattaGACTCGCGGGCGTTGTGTCGCAGACACAATGAACGCACAACTTTTAAAACATAAGCGTAACGTTAAGGGTTGTTATATTGTTGCTTTTGAATACATAAGACTTTGATACAAAATTTAAACCTAAAAGAAAAGCCTATTACAACCATAAGGACAACATTTTTAAAATAACAAGCAAATCAAGTGATTTTTTTTGTAACACAAAAATGTTACTTTCGAATACATAACAATTTGATAACCAGCTCTGAAACGTTTTTCTAACATAAGACTTTCAAACAAAATTTCAACCTAAAAGAAAAGCCTATTGCAACTATAAGGACTATACTTTTACAAAAATAAGCAAACCAACCGATTTTTTTGTGTAATACAAAAATGTTGCTTCCGAATACAACATACTTTGATGACTAACTTTGAAACGGTTTTCTTCAGCTTCCACATAAAGTTGGAAAATGTGAATCTTGTCTTCGGTTAGTGATGCTATCGTACTTTCGCATGACTCTACATTGTGGGTCAGTGATGCTATCGCATTTCCTTGCATCTATACATATTGGTCTGTATTACTGGCAGTTATGTAATCTACGCCGACTCCAATATGTCATCCATCACATATTAGTGAGATGAATCGTATATTGAATTTCATATAACTCAATTGTCTGAAGGCTGCAAGCCTTAGTGGATCAGAAGCATTGATAATCGAAATTATGGTATTGGATTGTTCGGCTACAACACGAATATTAGAATTCTCATAAGCCTTGTTGTGCGTGATAAAATATCTTTGAAACCACATATTCATCGGCCTTCTCATCCAGATTGGTT
This is a stretch of genomic DNA from Helianthus annuus cultivar XRQ/B chromosome 16, HanXRQr2.0-SUNRISE, whole genome shotgun sequence. It encodes these proteins:
- the LOC110889556 gene encoding apoptosis inhibitor 5-like protein API5, whose amino-acid sequence is MADASGDAKDIEKLYEYGERLNEAKDKSQNEDDYKNIIASATSTNIKARQLAAQLIPRFFKFFPGLSGTAVDAHIDLCEAEELGIRVQAIRGLPLFCKDTPEHIPKIVDILAQLLIAEENVERDAVHKALLSLLRQDVKASLTALFKHIESVDEPIADDKPIADDNRERTLIFIRDKVFPIKSELLKPQEQMERHITDLIKKSLQDVTGAEFKMFMDFLKSLNIFGDKAPTERVQELIEIIESQADLDAPFDVSDGDHIDRLISCLYMALPFFLRGASSSKFINYLNKNIIPIFDKLPEERKVDLLKNLAECSPYATPQDSRNILPSVVQLLKKYMPARKTGEEMNFTYVECLLYTFHHLAHKAPNATNSLCGYKIVTGQPSDRLGEDFSEFYKDFTERLKCVEELAKATMKKLTQGMAQQNKTMATAISDEEKATIKTQKQNATTGLRTCNNILAMTQPLHSKSPSFIGDKKINLSWKEAVKTVAPSTNATGVKRAGSTTNGSGNYANKRGRGGGGNQLVHRAFEGISHGGRGGGGGQGRGWGRRGRGRGRGYR